The following proteins are co-located in the Meleagris gallopavo isolate NT-WF06-2002-E0010 breed Aviagen turkey brand Nicholas breeding stock chromosome 13, Turkey_5.1, whole genome shotgun sequence genome:
- the LOC104912985 gene encoding uncharacterized protein LOC104912985 isoform X2: MPSVVLSAKAALCWRRLDGHCCPQQFGQLGSTLGLKALLSKRFGAWGMPMDSAMKQAGGILVSCSYLSASPELAFPSGGCSPDSCTKLPILCQKCPKGLGLNPLNNLIEWMLLRLWDAPAPMYCFYMVHLQKEASSASCDVHPCRAPQSSASRKQVKLDLRRMELSSSIQTGWIRNARSCFRAAEPHYVCFAVHQSSSQSFQDGAGVPTGLHPCQEPGIVQREQCTLCCQTLIASLGLGF; encoded by the exons ATGCCTTCAGTTGTGCTCTCAG CCAAGGCCGCgctgtgctggaggaggctGGATGGTCACTGTTGTCCTCAGCAGTTTGGACAGCTTGGATCCACTCTTGGTCTAAAAGCTTTGCTGTCGAAGAGATTCGGTGCCTGGGGAATGCCTATGGACAGTGCTATGAAGCAGGCTGGTGGGATTCTGGTTTCTTGCTCCTATCTCAG TGCCAGCCCAGAACTTGCTTTTCCATCTGGTGGATGCTCACCTGACAGCTGCACAAAGCTCCCCATCCTCTGCCAGAAATGCCCCAAAGGACTCGGCCTCAATCCGCTGAACAACTTGATAGAATGGATGTTGCTCCG GCTGTGGGATGCACCAGCTCCAATGTACTGTTTCTACATGGTCCACCTGCAGAAGGAAGCCAGCTCGGCCAGCTGTGATGTTCACCCATGCAGAGCTCCTCAAAGCTCTGCCTCAAGAAAGCAAGTAAAGCTGGATTTACGAAGGATGGAGCTCAGCAG CTCCATTCAAACGGGGTGGATTCGAAACGCACGGAGCTGTTTTCGTGCTGCAGAGCCTCACTACGTCTGCTTTGCAGTTCATCAGAGCAGCTCACAAAGTTTCCAGGATGGAGCTGGCGTTCCCACAGGGCTTCACCCATGCCAAGAGCCCGGAATTGTGCAGAGGGAGCAgtgcactctgtgctgccagaCACTGATTGCTTCTCTTGGCCTCggtttctga
- the TPPP3 gene encoding tubulin polymerization-promoting protein family member 3 produces MAGSAEMASLEESFRKFAIYGDTKATGQEMNGKNWAKLCKDCKVIDGKSVTGTDVDIVFSKVKGKTARVINYEEFKKALEELASKRFKDKGKEEAYEAICQLVAGKEPINVGVTKAKNVGAVERLTDTSKYTGSHKERFDETGKGKGKSGRENIVDNSGYVSAYKNAGTYDAKVKK; encoded by the exons ATGGCGGGGAGCGCTGAGATGGCGTCGCTGGAGGAGAGCTTCCGCAAGTTCGCCATCTATGGTGACACCAAGGCCACGGGGCAGGAGATGAATGGGAAGAACTGGGCCAAGCTGTGCAAGGACTGCAAAGTCATTGACGGCAAAAGCGTCACCGGCACCGACGTGGACATTGTGTTCTCCAAGGTGAA AGGGAAGACAGCCCGTGTCATCAACTATGAGGAGTTCAAGAAGGCCCTGGAGGAGCTGGCCTCGAAACGCTTTAAGGACAAGGGCAAGGAGGAGGCATACGAGGCCATCTGCCAGCTGGTGGCTGGGAAGGAGCCCATTAATGTGGGCGTCACG AAAGCCAAGAATGTGGGCGCCGTGGAGCGGCTGACAGACACCTCCAAGTACACGGGGTCACACAAGGAGCGCTTCGATGAGACGGGCAAAGGCAAGGGGAAGAGCGGGCGGGAGAACATCGTGGACAACAGCGGCTACGTCAGCGCCTACAAGAACGCGGGCACCTACGATGCCAAAGTGAAAAAGTAG
- the LOC104912985 gene encoding uncharacterized protein LOC104912985 isoform X1, whose translation MPSVVLSGAVVQCGIKASSCAMQLLLPSLSSAPAPLPLNQLYAADIPAKAALCWRRLDGHCCPQQFGQLGSTLGLKALLSKRFGAWGMPMDSAMKQAGGILVSCSYLSASPELAFPSGGCSPDSCTKLPILCQKCPKGLGLNPLNNLIEWMLLRLWDAPAPMYCFYMVHLQKEASSASCDVHPCRAPQSSASRKQVKLDLRRMELSSSIQTGWIRNARSCFRAAEPHYVCFAVHQSSSQSFQDGAGVPTGLHPCQEPGIVQREQCTLCCQTLIASLGLGF comes from the exons ATGCCTTCAGTTGTGCTCTCAGGTGCAGTGGTGCAGTGTGGAATTAAAGCATCCAGCTGTGCTATGCAGCTTCTGCTGCCCTCACTCTCCTCTGCACCTGCTCCACTCCCTCTAAACCAGCTTTATGCTGCTGATATTCCAGCCAAGGCCGCgctgtgctggaggaggctGGATGGTCACTGTTGTCCTCAGCAGTTTGGACAGCTTGGATCCACTCTTGGTCTAAAAGCTTTGCTGTCGAAGAGATTCGGTGCCTGGGGAATGCCTATGGACAGTGCTATGAAGCAGGCTGGTGGGATTCTGGTTTCTTGCTCCTATCTCAG TGCCAGCCCAGAACTTGCTTTTCCATCTGGTGGATGCTCACCTGACAGCTGCACAAAGCTCCCCATCCTCTGCCAGAAATGCCCCAAAGGACTCGGCCTCAATCCGCTGAACAACTTGATAGAATGGATGTTGCTCCG GCTGTGGGATGCACCAGCTCCAATGTACTGTTTCTACATGGTCCACCTGCAGAAGGAAGCCAGCTCGGCCAGCTGTGATGTTCACCCATGCAGAGCTCCTCAAAGCTCTGCCTCAAGAAAGCAAGTAAAGCTGGATTTACGAAGGATGGAGCTCAGCAG CTCCATTCAAACGGGGTGGATTCGAAACGCACGGAGCTGTTTTCGTGCTGCAGAGCCTCACTACGTCTGCTTTGCAGTTCATCAGAGCAGCTCACAAAGTTTCCAGGATGGAGCTGGCGTTCCCACAGGGCTTCACCCATGCCAAGAGCCCGGAATTGTGCAGAGGGAGCAgtgcactctgtgctgccagaCACTGATTGCTTCTCTTGGCCTCggtttctga
- the LOC104912985 gene encoding uncharacterized protein LOC104912985 isoform X3: protein MKAGLVASASPELAFPSGGCSPDSCTKLPILCQKCPKGLGLNPLNNLIEWMLLRLWDAPAPMYCFYMVHLQKEASSASCDVHPCRAPQSSASRKQVKLDLRRMELSSSIQTGWIRNARSCFRAAEPHYVCFAVHQSSSQSFQDGAGVPTGLHPCQEPGIVQREQCTLCCQTLIASLGLGF, encoded by the exons ATGAAGGCTGGTTTAGTGGCATC TGCCAGCCCAGAACTTGCTTTTCCATCTGGTGGATGCTCACCTGACAGCTGCACAAAGCTCCCCATCCTCTGCCAGAAATGCCCCAAAGGACTCGGCCTCAATCCGCTGAACAACTTGATAGAATGGATGTTGCTCCG GCTGTGGGATGCACCAGCTCCAATGTACTGTTTCTACATGGTCCACCTGCAGAAGGAAGCCAGCTCGGCCAGCTGTGATGTTCACCCATGCAGAGCTCCTCAAAGCTCTGCCTCAAGAAAGCAAGTAAAGCTGGATTTACGAAGGATGGAGCTCAGCAG CTCCATTCAAACGGGGTGGATTCGAAACGCACGGAGCTGTTTTCGTGCTGCAGAGCCTCACTACGTCTGCTTTGCAGTTCATCAGAGCAGCTCACAAAGTTTCCAGGATGGAGCTGGCGTTCCCACAGGGCTTCACCCATGCCAAGAGCCCGGAATTGTGCAGAGGGAGCAgtgcactctgtgctgccagaCACTGATTGCTTCTCTTGGCCTCggtttctga